The window GTACGCGGAGCAACTTGGCTTGCAGATCCAAACTCATCTCGCCGATCTCGTCCAGCATCAACGTGCCACCGGATGCGACCTCGAACTTCCCTCGCTTCTGTTGGGTCGCACCGGTGAAGGCGCCTTCCTCGTGACCGAACAGTTCCGATTCCAACAAATCCTTTGACAACGCCGCACAGTTCAAACACACCAACGGTCCATCTTTGCGAGGACTGGCGTGATGGATTGCTGACGCGACCAACTCCTTGCCCACACCCGACTCACCGCGAACCAAAACGACCGACGGCGTTGGGGCAACCTGCGCGATTTGTTGTTGGACCAAACGAATTGGTTCGCTGTTGCCGAGAATCTGAATTCGTCCGGCCAGTTGACGTCGCAAACGATTGATTACCGCTTCGGACTTCTTCAACGATCGAGTCAACGATGCCTCGCGATGAATCGACCGGATCGCCTGGCAAAAGATTTCTCCCGCCGCGACGACGTTCCTCAATTGGTTTGGTGTCAGCGCGGGACTTCCGGCGGGAGTGGTCACATGCACCAACCCAACCGGCAGATTGCTTTCGGTAATCGGCTGATGGTTTGCAGCTAGACTTTTTTCGCGATTTGATTCGCCACCGCTGCGATTCGCGGCGGACTCTCGAGCCACCGGCCGAAGCGGGGCCAAGATAATCGATTCCACATCGATCTCGCCTGCGGTGTTCTCAGTTGCCAAGCGTCGATCACCCAAAACGTTGCGGGCTAGGATCGCGGCCGAATTGGGTTGCAAAATCGGTTCGATCAACGGAGTCGGCGGACGACGGTACCGAGTCCCCTTGGGCTGACGAACCAATCGCGGCGGTGACAATCCACCACCCTGGACCAAGGCGGATCTTTGTTCCGCATCAAACAGGTACAACCCGATCGTGGCGCCCGGCAGCAATTCATCGAGCGTTTGCATCAGCGTCTCGCCACATTCTTCAATCGACTCCGCTCGGCCCAAAGCGAACGCCATCGCGAGCAGTGGATCAGCCGCGTCCATCGTGGCTGGATCGTTGTCGGAAACCGGATTGGTTTCGCGGTTGAGCCGACGGGCCAGTCCGCTGGTTGTGATTTGCGAAACGACATCGACTTCGCTTTCGCCGTTTTCACCGTCATAACCGGAATCACCGTTCCGCCAATCTTTCGCAAGATTGTCCTGGGTCGCACCATCGTCGGCTGATCCCGATCCGCCGGACGCCGGCCCGCCAATGTTTGGACTATTCCGAACGGGGGGACGAGCCAGGGTTGCAGGGTTCCGCGTGAATGTCAGCTCAAACCCA of the Rhodopirellula baltica SH 1 genome contains:
- a CDS encoding sigma 54-interacting transcriptional regulator, whose product is MTSKSNTTQAAAAPANSPPDAYLVVHRGTRWTDVIRLSGDVRWTIGRSSSNPIVLRSAQSSRHHAEIRPAITPDGPVWAIADLKSRNGVSVNSRRIQAPTVLTEADQIEIAGFELTFTRNPATLARPPVRNSPNIGGPASGGSGSADDGATQDNLAKDWRNGDSGYDGENGESEVDVVSQITTSGLARRLNRETNPVSDNDPATMDAADPLLAMAFALGRAESIEECGETLMQTLDELLPGATIGLYLFDAEQRSALVQGGGLSPPRLVRQPKGTRYRRPPTPLIEPILQPNSAAILARNVLGDRRLATENTAGEIDVESIILAPLRPVARESAANRSGGESNREKSLAANHQPITESNLPVGLVHVTTPAGSPALTPNQLRNVVAAGEIFCQAIRSIHREASLTRSLKKSEAVINRLRRQLAGRIQILGNSEPIRLVQQQIAQVAPTPSVVLVRGESGVGKELVASAIHHASPRKDGPLVCLNCAALSKDLLESELFGHEEGAFTGATQQKRGKFEVASGGTLMLDEIGEMSLDLQAKLLRVLEGHPFERVGGQSPIRTDVRVVAATHRDLRAMVEQNKFREDLFYRLNVVEILVPPLRERGRDVILLANHFLQSFAESMARGRLKFSTLAEKKLQRHRWPGNVRELRNVIERAVVMSPMDAAGDGEATELDANDLIITAVSNASKENVAKAGRSGGSPDELELSLAELEMRHIRRVLESTGGNKSRASTILGIERSTLDRKLKRAEKDGL